One Corythoichthys intestinalis isolate RoL2023-P3 chromosome 9, ASM3026506v1, whole genome shotgun sequence DNA window includes the following coding sequences:
- the slc25a55a gene encoding solute carrier family 25 member 55a, which yields MSQHQISLPAKLINGGIAGIVGVTCVFPIDLAKTRLQNQRQGQQVYKSMMDCLVKTVRSEGYFGMYRGAAVNLTLVTPEKAIKLAANDFFRHHFAKNGQGLTVFKEMLAGCGAGMCQVIVTTPMEMLKIQLQDAGRLAAQQQKPVMASAVKQVATNPLLSRSYNSGTITAIAAPQTVSATQIAKELLRTQGVQGLYKGLGATLMRDVPFSVVYFPLFANLNKLGRPSPDQSSPFYWAFLSGCTAGSAAAVAVNPCDVVKTRLQSLNKGSAEETYSGVVDCINKILHKEGPSAFLKGAGCRALVIAPLFGIAQVMYFVGVGEYILDNSPLSILSP from the exons ATGTCTCAGCACCAGATCAG CCTTCCAGCCAAGCTCATCAACGGCGGCATCGCCGGCATTGTGGGTGTTACTTGTGTCTTTCCCATTGATTTGGCAAAGACCAGATTACAGAACCAACGACAGGGGCAGCAAGTCTACAAAAGCAT GATGGACTGCCTTGTGAAAACTGTTCGATCCGAGGGATACTTTGGAATGTATAGAG GCGCCGCCGTTAATTTGACGCTCGTGACGCCCGAGAAGGCCATCAAACTGGCCGCCAACGACTTTTTCCGACACCATTTTGCTAAAAATGG TCAGGGTCTCACAGTGTTTAAGGAAATGTTGGCTGGGTGCGGCGCTGGCATGTGTCAAGTGATTGTCACAACGCCAATGGAGATGCTCAAGATCCAGTTGCAGGATGCAGGACGACTAG CcgcccagcaacaaaagccaGTCATGGCATCAGCCGTCAAGCAGGTGGCCACCAACCCGCTGCTTAGCCGCTCGTACAACTCTGGAACCATCACCGCCATTGCGGCGCCGCAAACTGTGTCGGCCACGCAGATTGCCAAAGAGCTCCTCCGAACTCAAGGCGTCCAGGGGCTCTACAAAGGCCTTGGGGCCACGCTTATGAG GGATGTCCCCTTCTCAGTGGTCTACTTCCCGTTGTTCGCCAACCTGAACAAACTGGGAAGGCCGAGTCCCGACCAATCATCACCCTTCTACTGGGCCTTCCTTTCAGGTTGCACGGCAGGTTCCGCCGCCGCAGTAGCCGTCAACCCCTGTGACG TGGTGAAAACCAGATTGCAGTCACTTAACAAAGGCTCTGCTGAGGAAACTTACAGTGGAGTTGTAGATTGCATCAACAAAATCCTGCACAAGGAAGGACCATCCGCCTTCCTGAAGGGTGCCGGCTGCAGAGCACTGGTCATCGCGCCTCTGTTCGGCATAGCCCAAGTTATGTACTTTGTAGGCGTAGGCGAGTACATCCTGGACAACTCTCCTCTCAGCATTCTGTCGCCGTGA
- the tshba gene encoding thyroid stimulating hormone subunit beta a produces MKAAVFTCCLILLLCSPAAPMCLATDYTLYVEKPECDYCVAINTTICMGYCYSRDSNVRNLFGSRFLIQAGCTYDKVEYRTTQLPGCPRAASAAFTYPVALSCRCGACQTDTNECTHRAGMGSTACTKPVRHMYPYPQNYMLLF; encoded by the exons ATGAAAGCTGCTGTGTTCACCTGCTGTCTCATCTTGCTGCTTTGCAGCCCTGCGGCACCAATGTGCTTGGCCACTGACTACACTTTGTATGTGGAAAAGCCTGAGTGTGACTATTGTGTGGCTATCAACACCACCATTTGCATGGGATATTGCTATTCCAGG GACAGCAATGTCAGGAACTTATTCGGCTCGCGCTTCCTGATCCAGGCAGGCTGCACCTACGACAAGGTGGAGTACCGAACGACACAGCTGCCCGGATGTCCTAGAGCAGCTAGTGCCGCTTTCACCTACCCGGTGGCCCTCAGCTGCCGCTGCGGAGCCTGCCAAACTGACACCAACGAATGCACCCATAGGGCAGGCATGGGCAGCACTGCATGCACCAAACCGGTTAGACACATGTACCCGTACCCTCAGAACTACATGCTCTTATTCTGA